The Tenrec ecaudatus isolate mTenEca1 chromosome 6, mTenEca1.hap1, whole genome shotgun sequence genome has a window encoding:
- the CELA1 gene encoding chymotrypsin-like elastase family member 1, whose protein sequence is MLRFLVFATLVLYGHSAQDFPETNARVVGGTESRRNSWPSQISLQYLSGGYWYHTCGGTLIRQNWVMTAAHCVDSPMTFRVVVGDHNLSQNDGTEQYVNVQRIVVHPYWNTNNVAAGYDIALLRLAQSVSLNSYVQLGVLPQEGTILPNNTPCYITGWGRTRTNGQLAQTLQQAYLPTVDYATCSSSSYWGSTVKNTMVCAGGDGIRSGCQGDSGGPLHCMTNGQYMVHGVTSFVSSQGCNVARKPTVFTRVSAYISWINNVIAYN, encoded by the exons ATGCTGCGCTTCCTGGTGTTTGCCACCCTGGTCCTTTATG GGCACAGCGCCCAGGACTTTCCGGAAACCAATGCCCGGGTCGTTGGAGGGACCGAATCCAGGAGGAATTCCTGGCCCTCTCAG ATTTCCCTTCAGTACCTGTCTGGTGGCTACTGGTATCATACCTGCGGAGGGACCCTCATTAGGCAGAACTGGGTGATGACAGCCGCTCACTGTGTGGACAG CCCAATGACCTTCCGCGTGGTGGTCGGGGACCACAACCTGAGCCAGAACGATGGCACCGAGCAGTACGTGAACGTGCAGAGAATCGTGGTGCATCCCTACTGGAACACCAACAACGTGGCTGCAGG ctatGACATCGCCCTGCTCCGCCTGGCCCAGAGCGTTTCTCTTAACAGCTACGTCCAGCTGGGTGTCCTGCCCCAGGAAGGAACCATCCTGCCTAACAACACCCCTTGCTACATCACaggctggggcaggaccagga CCAATGGGCAGCTGGCCCAGACCCTGCAGCAGGCTTACCTGCCCACCGTGGACTACGCCACCTGCTCCAGCTCCTCCTACTGGGGCTCAACTGTGAAGAACACCATGGTGTGCGCGGGTGGAGATGGGATCCGCTCTGGATGCCAG GGTGATTCCGGGGGACCCCTCCACTGCATGACGAATGGCCAGTACATGGTCCACGGTGTGACCAGCTTCGTGTCCAGCCAGGGCTGTAATGTCGCCAGGAAGCCCACCGTCTTTACCCGGGTCTCTGCTTACATCTCCTGGATCAATAAT GTCATTGCCTACAACTGA